The proteins below are encoded in one region of Triticum aestivum cultivar Chinese Spring chromosome 1B, IWGSC CS RefSeq v2.1, whole genome shotgun sequence:
- the LOC123136157 gene encoding 40S ribosomal protein S15a-1, protein MVRVSVLNDALKSMYNAEKRGKRQVMIRPSSKVIIKFLIVMQKHGYIGEFEYVDDHRSGKIVVELNGRLNKCGVISPRFDVGVKEIEGWTARLLPSRQFGYIVLTTSAGIMDHEEARRKNVGGKVLGFFY, encoded by the exons ATGGTGAGGGTTAGCGTCCTGAACGATGCTCTCAAGAGCATGTACAACGCTGAGAAGCGTGGCAAGAGGCAGGTGATGATCAGGCCCTCCTCAAAAGTGATCATCAAGTTCCTCATCGTCATGCAGAAGCACG GTTACATTGGTGAGTTTGAGTATGTTGATGACCACAGATCTGGCAAGATTGTTGTGGAGTTGAACGGCAGACTGAACAAGTGTGGAGTCATCAGCCCCCGCTTTGATGTTGGTGTCAAGGAGATCGAGGGATGGACCGCCAGGCTCCTTCCATCTCGTCAG TTTGGCTACATCGTCCTGACAACCTCTGCTGGCATCATGGATCACGAGGAAGCCAGGAGGAAGAACGTTGGTGGCAAAGTGCTAGGCTTTTTCTACTGA